A genome region from Calliopsis andreniformis isolate RMS-2024a chromosome 2, iyCalAndr_principal, whole genome shotgun sequence includes the following:
- the LOC143187867 gene encoding uncharacterized protein LOC143187867 isoform X1 has protein sequence MFPTFIGILDIQSWWEVPSIAHFCSLFRAAFNLLDFDIEDLEEALLTEGGTEGRLVQELIVRLLEGCLPNDTRNDISTFNYQMFLRRLFRKKCQEYKCENPFNTDVDFELLPLRQKVEILRALCDFRLDAEDVEQSLSNLDSDSLRVEPLGHDRKNSAYWYFYGTRLYREDYVDTSDSISQKQKNKLRDKKRKRQRNRVAKEEEEEEEKKEDSLIYSEGKESVWQVVCFTQQDWSRLVEKFRDSEYDTERKLYRTLSEDFMPEIPKLFDLKEKQQRRKLLQRNSSRVLRSHEPTTQMETVMVRSKIKTKTNKGSKKGTQNSKSAYVKEETPPLLSSPPVQKKGRQTNNSLASAVGQIVIHTEVEELEKKKGIGSNSDGSYVSSNYGYKYGYSFGIEEEERRVGMHKVLESLKDHVDAWPFIDPVDEEYAPRYYSVVRKPMDLSTMEEKLDGGLYKSISEFKRDFRLIVDNCRQYNGSDNEYTEMAFNLKDAFDKAVNRYLESETSSDEDPSSPKSFLATPASPSCPSRVSSPHQNRKRSKKSTKKSKSYKSESKGKSKTNDKNEDEEKRGKNYKLPKKKRGKKKSKRAKDEESVNEEEQEEQESEDAMSESSIITSKRRKHIDVNNLLLKTKKLSSKESEELKKMNKKISKERHQQKKEVESLRPMKESKENKKRKEDFEEDYEPLVMAKSKSRKIEKKELEETEILTDNAKKSKVKKMESQEDELASENKDKSQHIKVKKSRKKDKGGSKVAKLDEKSEKSRAKDKEKKSKQKNDELKNGELSSEIDSKDLDLESDLDSKEMHTSKKVAAFIGDKDIESLDGLKDKISERRREEKLKSEKEKQKKTSKSDLHNVYSKKVPSNGSTFHDSDKANAKRPKLKKGMKEDKVPTADDAVKPQDQDTSESKKTKVSQTKHTKGFGKEESSIQALNQATEQTLHDINKWLDDAPRLSEFSSGSDSPIFHSSVESGRSGPKVEAPRKRPSSIKIFGPHGPSRPKKIQRTIDRLQPGKSKGNLLLKKPLNLPNVNTNETAVQLTSDNDQANKNADEEPKLSLGTVLKNVDSIQLICKSLVSSPNPNFSNDDEEEDQSTLPAVPVPSLKEEKISSGKPTAQTPTVVEEPKDNQVSGKEGQKPKSATPNLSAWFKAFGAPKSKKKDEESEDGATKKDSELQEVFCGRQRRMSTGGSSVSESVSSFSQESPPGRSGRSPQGQPLIASVEPQIRGAGFYQDALSTGSSPYNSPYYATPPRYSAQLPPTPSPQNHPLSPAYPSSSYEQAPLYQIPPQQSHQFQKSPQENSGEVYHQLSPTFPQRSPQANFPQNATQNESFNQQLPATNQNPSPVYPQHSPQPIQQVYPQPSPQPPPSNYSQPSPQQSPTPKYSQLSPQQSTTNYSQPSPQASTYSQASPQQQPHSPYSQHSPQPPPSYSQPSPQQQHSPYAQSPQQSSGYSQLSPQPPSNYSQPSPQPPPVYPQQQTQPSNFSHPSPQTRSAGYSQPSPQPLANYSQPSPQPRNYSQPSPQQIQTFSQHSPQAPPSYSQPSPQNATYSQPSPQQPVKYSQPSPQQPANYSHSIHSPQTPQNYSQLSPQQAPPSNYSQPSPSPQQSRSYSQPSPSPQSGNYSQPSPSPQQSRSYTQPSPSPQQSRSYSQPSPQQKSVCTSQSSQQPSTYSQPSPQQSTNYTTPQPQVSKSSDDYPQSASTPSSYSQGFKQNHSYIQSPTPTAINEPDHRTEYLKSSNGEKSSSAEQQRNFAVPTEASLSLNANHQLYQSSNQYPPTFGNNYPNIDLQRSVARHGSQEQSQQPQQQTSSQERPSFTDLGESLNAQKYAQQRSATQDQSQLLAFQQNLTAHESLYSSGFQPSGYPMPNSRPVYPSPHYFDASSKTASSAPVNSSASNLPPVKKRIYNDSAADATRSLSQETSARTGQEQFSFDPIMALPQPDAVSASQFDAAFVGNLADSVATNPAYARLGLGLVGRTSKEQQQLLTIPRPPATKPEHLAYARSPAPGAAELDLNLLQSLQTAAAKNSQGILSMSRRGGDTATGTTPTPTKTKKSRKSKQQQQEQQTVSNVSTAVSTEPQPAAGLPGFPQYAGTPADSIGLKNTAMVPPAGSAFNFAASTSTTTSSPFYDKDASAAVAAFAFLDEFRNPNSYYSMALRQQQQQQQPQVPPVSDATQQACNKLSNQPPRNYPPHPFLHSAQRSAAYGPPVSAYVTPHGPNLTVDPTAYQQYIHSLYALQPPPHHHRPSWL, from the exons ATGTTTCCCACTTTCATCGGGATCTTAG ACATTCAATCGTGGTGGGAGGTGCCAAGTATAGCACACTTTTGCTCATTGTTTAGGGCTGCCTTCAATCTTCTGGACTTTGATATTGAG gaCTTAGAAGAAGCATTATTAACAGAAGGTGGAACTGAGGGACGTTTAGTTCAGGAATTAATAGTCAGATTACTTGAAGGTTGTTTACCCAATGACACCCGCAATGACATCTCCACGTTTAATTATCAAATGTTTCTTCGCAGACTGTTTCGTAAAAAATGTCAG gaGTATAAATGTGAAAATCCGTTTAATACTGATGTAGATTTTGAGTTACTGCCTCTTCGTCAAAAAGTAGAAATACTAAGAGCTCTCTGTGACTTCAGACTTGACGCTGAAGACGTG GAGCAATCGTTGAGTAATTTGGACTCGGATAGTCTGCGAGTCGAACCTTTAGGACATGATCGTAAGAATTCTGCCTATTGGTATTTTTACGGCACTCGACTTTATAGGGAGGACTACGTTGATACTTCAGATAGCATTTCacaaaaacaaaaaaacaaACTTAGGGATAAAAAGCGTAAAAGACAACGAAACAGAGTGGCgaaggaggaagaggaagaggaggagaAGAAGGAAGACAGTTTAATATATAGTGAGGGGAAAGAAAGCGTTTGGCAAGTTGTTTGTTTTACTCAACAGGACTGGAGTCGTTTAGTTGAAAAATTTCGTGACTCG GAATACGATACCGAACGTAAACTTTATCGTACTCTCTCCGAAGATTTTATGCCAGAGATCCCTAAACTTTTTGACTTGAAAGAAAAACAACAAAGACGAAAGCTATTACAACGTAACAGTTCGCGAGTTCTACGAAGCCACGAACCCACAACACAGATGGAAACAGTCATGGTCAGATCGAAGATCAAAACAAAAACAAATAAAGGGAGTAAAAAGGGGACACAGAACTCGAAGAGTGCTTATGTTAAAGAAGAGACACCACCGCTCTTGTCTTCGCCACCCGTTCAGAAGAAGGGACGACAAACTAACAATTCTTTAGCCTCTGCTGTTGGTCAGATTGTGATTCACACTGAAGTGGAAGAATTAGAGAAGAAGAAAGGCATTGGAAGCAATAGCGATGGAAGTTATGTATCATCTAATTATGGATATAAGTATGGTTACTCGTTTGGAATCGAAGAAGAAGAACGTCGCGTTGGCATGCACAAAGTTCTTGAAAGCCTCAAGGATCATGTGGATGCTTGGCCATTCATTGATCCTGTGGACGAAGAATATGCACCGAG ATACTACAGTGTGGTACGAAAACCTATGGATCTCAGCACTATGGAGGAGAAGCTGGATGGTGGCTTATACAAGAGTATAAGTGAATTTAAACGTGATTTTCGCCTTATAGTAGACAATTGTAGGCAATACAATGGTTCTGATAATG AATACACAGAGATGGCATTCAATCTGAAAGACGCATTCGACAAAGCAGTGAATCGCTATTTGGAATCCGAAACATCCAGCGATGAGGATCCATCTTCTCCAAAATCGTTTCTCGCTACACCTGCATCTCCGTCGTGTCCTTCTCGAGTTTCTTCTCCGCATCAGAATCGTAAGCGTTCGAAAAAGTCGACCAAGAAATCTAAGTCATACAAATCTGAAAGTAAAGGGAAATCTAAAACGAACGATAAAAATGAGGATGAAGAAAAACGGGGGAAGAACTACAAGCTCCCAAAGAAGAAACGAGGGAAGAAAAAGAGTAAAAGAGCGAAGGACGAAGAATCTGTAAATGAGGAGGAGCAGGAAGAACAAGAAAGCGAGGATGCTATGTCTGAATCGAGTATTATAACGTCGAAAAGAAGAAAACACATTGACGTGAACAATTTGTTATTAAAGACCAAAAAGCTGTCATCCAAAGAATCAGAGGAGCTgaagaaaatgaataaaaagaTTAGTAAAGAGCGGCATCAGCAAAAGAAAGAAGTGGAAAGCTTGCGGCCGATGAAAGAATCAAAAGAAAACAAGAAGCGGAAAGAAGATTTCGAGGAGGATTACGAGCCTCTAGTCATGGCGAAAAGTAAAAGTAGGAAAATCGAGAAGAAAGAGCTTGAAGAAACCGAAATATTGACGGATAATGCGAAAAAAAGCAAAGTAAAAAAAATGGAATCCCAAGAAGATGAATTAGCATCGGAAAACAAAGACAAATCACAGCATATCAAAGTTAAAAAGAGTCGAAAGAAAGATAAAGGAGGGTCGAAAGTTGCGAAGCTTGATGAAAAGTCTGAGAAGAGTCGCGCGAAGGACAAAGAGAAAAAATCAAAACAGAAGAATGATGAGTTGAAGAACGGGGAGCTATCGAGCGAAATAGATTCCAAAGATTTAGATCTAGAGAGTGATTTAGATTCGAAAGAGATGCATACGTCTAAAAAAGTTGCTGCGTTTATAGGTGACAAGGATATAGAGTCCTTGGATGGTTTAAAGGATAAGATAAGCGAGAGGCGACGGGAGGAGAAGTTAAAAAGCGAGAAAGAGAAACAGAAGAAAACGTCGAAAAGCGACCTTCACAATGTGTATTCAAAAAAAGTGCCTTCAAACGGTAGTACCTTTCACGACAGCGATAAAGCCAACGCGAAACGACCAAAGTTAAAAAAAGGAATGAAAGAAGACAAAGTTCCTACGGCGGATGATGCGGTTAAACCTCAAGACCAAGACACGAGCGAAAGTAAGAAAACGAAAGTGTCTCAAACTAAGCATACCAAAGGGTTTGGAAAAGAAGAAAGCTCGATACAAGCATTAAATCAAGCCACGGAGCAAACACTCCAT GACATCAACAAATGGCTAGATGACGCACCGAGACTCTCCGAGTTTTCTTCCGGAAGCGATTCTCcgatatttcattcttctgtcgAATCTGGTCGTTCAGGACCAAAAGTAGAAGCGCCAAGAAAACGACCAAGCTCTATCAAGATATTCGGACCTCACGGGCCCAGTagaccaaaaaaaatacagcgcaCAATAGACCGTCTGCAGCCTGGCAAAAGTAAGGGGAATTTACTTCTGAAGAAACCGCTCAACTTACCCAACGTTAACACCAATGAAACAGCAGTGCAGTTAACTAGCGACAACGATCAAGCAAATAAGAATGCTGATGAAGAACCAAAACTCAGCTTAGGAACTGTCCTGAAGAACGTAGATTCCATTCAGTTAATTTGCAAGAGTTTAGTTTCCTCACCAAATCCGAATTTCTCAAATGACGACGAAGAAGAGGACCAGAGTACTCTTCCCGCGGTTCCTGTGCCTAGTcttaaagaagaaaaaatatcATCTGGAAAACCGACAGCACAGACACCTACAGTCGTAGAGGAACCTAAAGACAACCAAGTCAGTGGGAAGGAAGGGCAAAAACCTAAATCAGCGACGCCTAATTTGAGTGCTTGGTTCAAGGCTTTTGGGGCACCGAAGTCGAAGAAGAAAGACGAAGAATCGGAGGACGGTGCGACGAAGAAGGATAGCGAGTTGCAGGAAGTGTTCTGTGGTAGACAGCGAAGAATGAGTACCGGTGGTAGTAGTGTAAGTGAATCAGTTTCGAGTTTCTCCCAAGAATCGCCGCCTGGACGTTCAGGTAGATCTCCGCAAGGTCAGCCCCTAATAGCTTCGGTTGAGCCACAGATAAGAGGAGCTGGATTTTATCAAGACGCTCTCTCAACGGGAAGTAGTCCTTATAATAGCCCTTATTACGCAACACCTCCAAGGTACAGCGCTCAGTTGCCACCCACACCGTCACCACAAAATCATCCTCTGTCTCCAGCGTATCCGTCATCTTCTTACGAGCAGGCGCCTCTTTATCAGATTCCACCACAGCAATCTCATCAGTTTCAGAAATCTCCGCAGGAAAATTCTGGAGAAGTGTACCACCAGTTGTCTCCCACGTTCCCCCAACGTTCTCCGCAAGCTAACTTTCCTCAGAATGCGACACAAAATGAATCCTTCAATCAGCAGTTACCAGCAACCAATCAGAATCCGTCTCCAGTTTATCCTCAGCACTCTCCGCAACCGATACAGCAGgtgtatcctcaaccgtctcctCAGCCTCCACCGTCAAATTACTCGCAGCCGTCGCCTCAGCAATCGCCTACACCTAAATATTCACAACTGTCTCCGCAACAAAGCACTACTAATTACTCCCAACCTTCGCCACAAGCCTCTACCTACTCTCAGGCGTCTCCTCAACAACAGCCGCATTCTCCTTACTCTCAGCATTCGCCCCAACCACCGCCAAGCTATTCTCAGCCATCTCCACAGCAACAACACTCTCCTTACGCACAGTCTCCTCAACAGTCATCTGGTTACTCTCAATTGTCACCTCAGCCACCGTCAAACTACTCTCAGCCATCGCCACAACCGCCTCCAGTGTACCCTCAGCAGCAAACTCAGCCTTCAAATTTCTCTCATCCATCTCCCCAAACGCGCTCTGCAGGCTACTCTCAGCCATCGCCTCAACCTCTCGCGAATTATTCTCAGCCGTCGCCTCAGCCACGAAACTATTCTCAGCCATCACCGCAGCAAATTCAGACCTTCTCCCAGCACTCTCCGCAAGCACCACCCTCATACTCACAGCCCTCACCGCAGAATGCTACATATTCTCAGCCGTCACCGCAGCAGCCTGTTAAATACTCGCAGCCTTCTCCTCAGCAGCCTGCGAATTACTCCCACTCCATACACTCTCCCCAAACACCACAGAATTATTCACAGTTATCTCCGCAGCAAGCACCGCCGAGTAATTACTCTCAGCCATCCCCGTCGCCTCAGCAATCTCGAAGCTATTCGCAACCATCGCCCTCACCTCAGTCCGGCAACTATTCTCAGCCTTCACCGTCGCCGCAGCAATCTCGCAGCTACACGCAGCCATCACCGTCCCCTCAACAGAGCCGCAGTTACTCCCAGCCATCGCCACAGCAAAAGTCTGTGTGCACATCGCAGTCATCTCAGCAACCCTCGACTTACTCCCAGCCGTCACCTCAACAGAGTACAAACTACACCACCCCACAGCCACAAGTATCCAAAAGTTCAGATGATTATCCTCAGAGTGCGTCAACGCCATCGAGCTACTCTCAAGGCTTCAAGCAGAATCATTCTTATATTCAGTCACCAACACCGACTGCGATAAACGAGCCAGACCACAGGACAGAGTACCTGAAATCTAGTAACGGTGAGAAATCCTCAAGTGCAGAACAGCAGAGGAATTTCGCCGTCCCAACAGAGGCGTCTTTAAGTCTAAATGCCAATCACCAGTTGTACCAGTCGTCCAATCAGTATCCGCCAACATTTGGGAACAATTACCCTAACATCGACCTTCAGAGATCCGTCGCGAGACATGGCAGCCAAGAACAGTCGCAGCAACCGCAACAGCAAACGTCCTCCCAAGAACGTCCTAGCTTCACCGACCTCGGCGAATCTCTGAACGCGCAAAAGTACGCTCAGCAGAGATCCGCAACCCAGGATCAGTCGCAGCTCCTAGCATTCCAACAGAACTTGACAGCTCACGAGTCCCTCTACTCGAGTGGGTTCCAGCCTTCTGGGTACCCCATGCCAAACTCCAGACCCGTCTATCCCAGCCCGCACTATTTTGACGCCAGCTCGAAGACTGCCAGCAGTGCACCTGTAAATAGCTCGGCTAGCAATTTGCCTCCCGTAAAGAAGCGCATATACAATGACTCGGCCGCTGACGCGACTCGAAGCTTATCCCAAGAAACTTCGGCAAGAACTGGCCAAGAACAGTTCAGCTTCGACCCCATAATGGCATTGCCGCAGCCCGACGCGGTTTCTGCCAGCCAGTTCGACGCAGCTTTCGTGGGCAACCTGGCCGACTCTGTAGCCACGAATCCTGCTTACGCTCGTCTGGGTTTAGGCTTGGTGGGTCGCACCAGCAAGGAGCAGCAACAGTTGCTGACGATCCCACGGCCGCCAGCTACTAAGCCTGAACATTTGGCGTACGCGCGCAGCCCAGCTCCAGGGGCCGCGGAGCTGGACCTGAATCTGCTGCAAAGCCTGCAGACAGCAGCCGCGAAGAATAGTCAGGGTATATTGTCCATGTCCCGCAGGGGGGGAGACACGGCCACAGGCACCACGCCCACGCCTACGAAGACGAAGAAGAGTAGGAAGAGCAAGCAACAGCAACAGGAACAGCAAACTGTTAGTAACGTCTCCACAGCAGTCAGCACCGAACCACAACCTGCTGCAGGTTTACCAGGCTTCCCTCAGTATGCTGGGACTCCAGCAGATTCGATCGGTCTGAAGAACACCGCCATGGTCCCCCCAGCTGGGAGTGCCTTCAATTTCGCCGCGTCGACCAGCACCACCACCAGCTCGCCCTTCTACGACAAGGACGCCTCCGCTGCCGTGGCAGCGTTCGCCTTCCTCGACGAGTTCAGGAACCCGAACAGCTACTATAGCATGGCACTcagacagcagcagcagcaacagcaaccccAGGTGCCACCCGTCTCGGACGCCACCCAGCAAGCCTGCAATAAGCTCAGCAATCAGCCGCCGAGGAACTATCCGCCTCATCCCTTCCTCCATTCCGCTCAGCGGTCGGCGGCCTATGGGCCCCCTGTGTCCGCTTACGTCACGCCACACGGGCCCAATTTAACGGTAGATCCGACTGCGTATCAGCAGTACATCCATTCCCTTTATGCGCTCCAGCCGCCGCCACATCATCATCGACCGTCCTGGCTTTAG